Part of the Halobacteriovorax vibrionivorans genome, TTCTTCTAATAAATCAATAAGTCTTTCAAATTGCTTTAATGTATCTTCGTCATCAATAGCTTTATGGTTAAGAGGAACTCTCTCAAGTCTTGCTTCTTCTGGAGTGATATTAATTTCTTGTAATTTTTTTTGAATATCACCAAATGATTCAACAGGAGCGATAATTTCATAAACTCCATCTTCTAAAGTTATATCCTCTGCACCAGCATCAATAACTTCTAATTCGAATTCATCTTGATCACTTACATTTTCTTCATTTACTAGAAAGTTTGCTTCTCTTTTGAAAACGAATTCTAATGAGCCAGTTTGTCCCAGAGATCCTTGAACTTTATTGAAATAGCTACGTACATTTGCAACTGTTCTCGTATTATTATCTGTTGAAGCTTCAACGAATACGGCAACTCCGCCTGGGCCATATCCTTCATAATTTATATCTGTGTAGCCAACACCATCTCCACCTTGGCCTTTTTTGATGGCTCGGTCGATATTATCTTTTGGTACGTTAAACTTCTTACAACGGTCAATAGCTACTTTTAGTAAAAAGTTTGTGTCAGGGTCACCACTTCCACTTTTTGAAGCTAAGAATACGTCTTTTAGAGCTCTAGTGAAGACTTGGCCACGGGCCTTGTCTGCTGCACCTTTTTTTGCCGCGATTTTTGCTGATTTTCTTCCCATAAAATCCTTCTTAAGTAGTTAATTTTTATTACCCTATAGTTTTAGTCAAAAGGCCACGATTCGTCTAGTTTTTGGCCTCCACCAAATAAGATTGTCGATTCTCTATGCAGGCCAAGTAGATCTTTCAAACTCACTGAAATATTTGATAAGTACTGGTAATTTGGAACATATATAGGGGGAATCAATGAATAAATATCTATTATTAATGGCGTTAAATCTTTCAACATTTGCTAGTTTTGGTAATTTTGGTGGCCTTGGAGGTTTCGGTGGACCAGATTTGGACCATGATCCACGATATCGCCATCGTCCACAGGATAATAAGGTTGATGTGGCCAAGTGTGAGATAAAACGCAATGCCCAAGTTTTTCATTTAAATAAGAGAAATTATTCTTTAGATGAGCTTTTTGCACTCGTTGCAACAACTCAAAAAGGTAAGAGTGTTATTGATCAATTAATGCCTTTGTTAGATCAAGGTAAATTAAAAATTTCAAATCTTACAAGTTTTGAAAGACAAAGAAGGGGATTAGGTTCTAGAACATCTGCACTTTTTGATTTCACAACAACAGTACCTACAATCTATATCGGATTTGAAGATGAACTTGGCCTAGTGGCCCATTTCTTCGTACATGAAGCAACTCATGCTCTTGATAAATTAATTCCACAAGAATACGAAGTGGATATGATTTATTATAACGCTTTTAAGGACTTTCAAAAACTATTTGGATTAGATGTAGAGCCAATGAAAGAGTTAAGTGAATATGAGACTCAAAAGATGTATGAGATATATGAAATCAAAGAAAAGAATAGTAATCAGCATATATATCGTGCTGAACGATATGCTTTTGATGAGCAAGGTATTTTTACGAATGAAGTACTAAAAGTAAGTGATTGTTATGAGGATTATGTGCAGGAGCATGTTGAAAAGAATAAATTAAAACTTTATCGCGACACTCCTGATGAGCATATTATCAATGCTTATGGTATTAACACAGATTATCTAAAATAATATTAATACTTATCTACTTTGACTGGGTCTGAGTAGGTACTAAATCGGCCATCAATATCAAAGGTGGCCATTTTTATTTCATATGTTCCAGTTGAAAGATCTTTTATTTCGTATTTGTCTAAAACCCAACTTTGGTCGTCGTAGATAACAATTGAGTTCCAATCAGGATTACTATTCTTGCGATAAAGAATCTCATATCCACCAATTTCATATGGATAAAGACGTGAACCATCGGCTCGCTCTGATGGAGGAGTCCAATTCAACTTTAGTGATATCCGCTTTGTGCCAGTATTTTCCTGCTCACTGCCGCTACCACCACCTCCATTACATGAGGCAATCATAGTTGATAGTAGTACTAAAAATGTCATATTCATTAAAATCTTGAAGTTTTTCATAATGAACTATTCGGCTGATATTACAATAAACTTTATTAAAGTTATTAATAAAATTTAACGATACGTTAACTATGGAAAGAAAAACAATAAAATACACGAGACATTTCTTATTAACCGCAGCTTTATTTGTTGGAAGTAGTTCCTATGCATCAAACTTTGATTCTTATAAAGCGGCCTTCTCAAAACTTAATAGTTACAAAAAAGTTTGTAATTATAGCTCACTATCAAAAAAGGAAAAGAACGAGGTTATGGCCACTGCCTTTTCTATGATGACTGATCATGATAAGAAGCAGCTTTCTAGTGGAGTGAGTAATTATATTGTATTTTTAAAGGATACAAGAAAGCACTTTGCTGAAAAATGTGGACCAGGTCAAAGAAGTAATCAGGAATGTCAGAGTTTATCAAGAAGAGCAAAAACTTTTTATAAGTACGATGTTCAGCTTGGCCTTGATAAGGTTGACTCTTACGTTAGTCAATTTCACTCTCAAATAAAACTAGGTCTTTCACATTGTAAGGATAGTGATAAAGTCATTGCAGATGTAATGGATGATATTCATAACCGAGTGGATATTAATGATAGTTTGAATAATTCAGAATTTGATACTGCTATTGCTAAAATGGCCCAAGTAGCAAAGGACTTTTCTATCGAATTAAAGGATGAGAGAGTTCCTTTCCCAATTAAGAAAAAGGATACGGATAAGGCCGAATCTATTTATGATTCAGCTTCTGTTGATAATACTGTTTGTTACGATAAGGTTAAAAAGGCCACATTTGTGGACAATATTGAGTCGTTTGCAGGTGAGGTTCTTAATAAGTTTCTCGGGATTTTCAATCCAAAAAAAGTTAAAAGTGTTTCTTTAAAATAATAATAAAAGCGCACTAGCTACTAGTGCGCTTCTTTGTCTATAGTTTAATCTTGTATTCTTTTACAATAATGCTATCTTTTTTAAGGCGTGATTTTACAGTTAGAGTAAAATCTCTTTCACCTTCACAGCGATACCTTAGTTTAAACCAAATAAGTCCTCTTGAAGCCTTATCTTCTAATGCAACACAAGTTGAACGATGTCCTTGTTCTACTTCAGAAACTACAGAAGCGACTTCTTTGCTTTCAATAAGTGTTTCAACTGCTTCTTGAAATATTCTTTGTGACTCTTCAATATCTCTCATATCAGGGAAACTAATATCTCCAGGGAAGCCAATACTAATTCCTGCATTTGCGTTTAGTGAGAATGCGCAAACTAATGCCATAACTAAGTTTTTCATATATTACCTCGTTGTTTTTAATTTAATTAGACTCAAATATTCTAGTTTGTTTGATATGTCAAACAGGTGTAAATACCTGATAAAATAACTGTATAACTCATTGATAATATTAAGTTGATAATTGCTGTAATCAATGGATAGAATAAGTTATGAAATTATTTACTCTCATCTCTTTTCTTTTTTTAGTCTCATGTAGTTCAACAACATATAACAAGACTGTTGATTACGTGGATATTAATCGTTTTATGGGAAAATGGTATGTTCTAAGTGCCCGTGCCACATTTCTTGAAGAAGGGGCCCATAACTCTCTTGAGATTTATACATGGAATAAAGAGAAGCAACGTATTGATATCGATTTCTCATTTAATGAAGATTCATTTGAAGGTGAGTTAAAAGAGATTCCTCAAAAAGCTTGGATTATTAATAAGGAAACGAATGCTCATTGGGAAGTCTCTCCATTTTGGCCACTTTATTTTGATTATCTTGTGATTGCAATGGATCCTGATTATCAGTGGGTTGCTATTGGTGTACCTGATGAGAAGTATCTTTGGATAATGGCCAGAGATTGGCGTAATCCTGAACCTATTATCAAGAAAGTCACGAGAAAGGTAAGTGAGCTAGGTTACTCAGTTAAAGACTTAGTTGATGTAAATCATAAGTGGGACTAGTCTAGGAAGTATTCAGCAACTCCATATAATCCATTCTGTTCAAATGGGAAGATGACTGAATCATTCACTGGGTTATAGTCAAACTGAACACCACGACAATTAAACCCTGTCATTGTCCAAGGTAGCGCTCCGAGGTCTGTATTTGTCGTTAGGTTGTGAGCATATAGACGTGAGCCATAGCAGTAGTACATATAGTCTACACCTGATCTTCTTGCGTATGTGAATCCATCATCGATATTTCTAGGTGTGTAGGCAATCTGCTCAACTGTTCCATTACTGTTAAGTGCAATAACACGACGTTGGGCACCACGATACATTTTTGCCATGATATAGCGGTTGGCATTGCTATCGTAGAAAATATTTCTAAAGTCATCCCAGTATTCATAGAAACATGTTGATCCATCTACTGGCCCTGATTGTAATGCCGAACAACTTTCACCTGAATTCTCA contains:
- a CDS encoding YebC/PmpR family DNA-binding transcriptional regulator, with the protein product MGRKSAKIAAKKGAADKARGQVFTRALKDVFLASKSGSGDPDTNFLLKVAIDRCKKFNVPKDNIDRAIKKGQGGDGVGYTDINYEGYGPGGVAVFVEASTDNNTRTVANVRSYFNKVQGSLGQTGSLEFVFKREANFLVNEENVSDQDEFELEVIDAGAEDITLEDGVYEIIAPVESFGDIQKKLQEINITPEEARLERVPLNHKAIDDEDTLKQFERLIDLLEEDDDVVTVYHNLEEEE
- a CDS encoding fibronectin type III domain-containing protein, which gives rise to MKNFKILMNMTFLVLLSTMIASCNGGGGSGSEQENTGTKRISLKLNWTPPSERADGSRLYPYEIGGYEILYRKNSNPDWNSIVIYDDQSWVLDKYEIKDLSTGTYEIKMATFDIDGRFSTYSDPVKVDKY
- a CDS encoding lipocalin family protein; the encoded protein is MKLFTLISFLFLVSCSSTTYNKTVDYVDINRFMGKWYVLSARATFLEEGAHNSLEIYTWNKEKQRIDIDFSFNEDSFEGELKEIPQKAWIINKETNAHWEVSPFWPLYFDYLVIAMDPDYQWVAIGVPDEKYLWIMARDWRNPEPIIKKVTRKVSELGYSVKDLVDVNHKWD